A window of Sphingobacterium sp. lm-10 contains these coding sequences:
- a CDS encoding SusD/RagB family nutrient-binding outer membrane lipoprotein, with protein sequence MKKLRNIICLLVAALSLTAVQSCKTELENRYMDPEQTDIPNIRAFMTQILNNSRLRSEYWHYRTFVLPHHARYTQTTYFGINNTMYQQQDSYTNDYWRDFYSPGMLGVFRVMERTYAAMPEAERTEYDAFMHATRVIVYGQAAKLVNNFGDIPFSEAGSLPATDQIMLGKFDDQKELYDQFITAFAEAAEFFSTYQNTNDFIRADIINRGNGEKWRRYANSLRLRLLMQISKSDETRARTDIMAMLNAPEMYPLIDGTQASLEAGGRHDVLNQKLTTYTSSLLDAVRELNTHYAPDYMLNTVLKTANDPRMDALFGKYGRTEGGRVIPNAEFQALPINTSEAVADAEYANATLRRFAIVDSATMWINNNLPGVLMTTSEVNFIKAEAQERWGSTAAARTAYETAVEQSVDFYFYLNGASSNSLKATRPTASAVQDFIKTSNIAYEGAPQAKLQLIGTQKWLHFGWLQAEQAWADYRRTGYPVLPAFPVSNLNGFQNPPLRMLYPSNEVTNNSMNYEAVRAKDTRTTRIFWDVD encoded by the coding sequence ATGAAAAAGTTAAGAAATATTATCTGTCTACTGGTCGCCGCGCTTTCTTTGACCGCAGTGCAGTCCTGCAAGACTGAGTTGGAGAACCGCTACATGGATCCAGAGCAAACGGACATCCCTAATATCCGGGCTTTTATGACTCAGATATTAAACAATTCGCGCTTACGCTCTGAATACTGGCATTACCGTACATTCGTATTGCCACATCATGCACGTTACACGCAAACCACATACTTCGGTATCAATAATACGATGTACCAACAACAAGACTCGTATACCAACGACTATTGGAGAGATTTTTATTCTCCGGGTATGTTGGGCGTATTTCGGGTGATGGAGCGCACGTATGCGGCAATGCCAGAGGCAGAGCGTACGGAGTACGATGCATTTATGCATGCTACACGCGTAATTGTGTATGGTCAAGCTGCGAAGTTGGTCAACAACTTTGGTGATATTCCCTTCAGCGAAGCGGGAAGCTTGCCTGCAACAGATCAGATTATGTTAGGCAAATTCGACGATCAAAAAGAATTGTATGACCAATTTATCACGGCATTTGCAGAGGCCGCTGAATTCTTCAGTACCTATCAGAATACCAACGATTTTATCCGTGCAGATATCATCAACAGAGGCAATGGCGAGAAATGGCGCAGATATGCCAACTCGTTGAGATTACGTCTGTTAATGCAAATTTCTAAGTCGGACGAAACCAGAGCACGTACAGACATTATGGCTATGCTAAATGCGCCAGAAATGTATCCTTTGATTGATGGTACACAGGCTTCTTTAGAGGCAGGCGGGCGCCATGATGTGTTGAATCAAAAGTTGACGACGTATACATCCAGCCTATTGGATGCTGTGCGTGAATTGAACACGCATTATGCACCGGATTATATGTTGAATACGGTGTTGAAAACAGCTAATGACCCTCGTATGGATGCCCTATTTGGTAAATATGGTAGAACAGAAGGAGGTCGCGTGATCCCGAATGCAGAGTTTCAGGCTTTGCCTATTAACACCAGTGAAGCGGTAGCTGATGCAGAGTATGCCAACGCGACATTACGCCGTTTCGCGATTGTAGACTCGGCCACTATGTGGATCAACAATAACCTTCCAGGCGTATTAATGACGACTTCTGAGGTGAACTTCATCAAAGCAGAGGCGCAAGAACGTTGGGGAAGTACAGCTGCGGCACGTACAGCTTATGAGACCGCTGTAGAGCAGTCTGTAGATTTTTATTTTTACCTGAATGGCGCGTCGTCCAACAGTTTGAAAGCAACAAGACCTACTGCGAGCGCAGTTCAAGATTTTATTAAAACCTCTAATATCGCTTACGAAGGTGCGCCACAAGCAAAACTGCAATTGATCGGAACGCAAAAATGGTTGCACTTTGGTTGGTTGCAAGCGGAGCAAGCTTGGGCCGACTACCGCAGAACGGGATACCCTGTGTTGCCAGCATTCCCTGTTTCGAATCTGAATGGTTTTCAAAATCCTCCGTTACGGATGCTATATCCATCTAACGAGGTGACGAATAATAGTATGAACTATGAAGCTGTAAGAGCAAAAGATACGCGCACGACGCGCATCTTCTGGGATGTCGACTAA